The Methylococcus sp. Mc7 genomic sequence AAGCGCATCCACCAGACAAACACCGATGAGCAACTACCGAAGAGCCAAAATCGCCGGAGGAATCTTCTTCTTCACCGTGGTCACGCACGACAGAACTCCGTATTTCGCCGATGAGTCTGCCATCCAAATCCTGCGGGCCGCATTTGCGAAGGTGAAAACCGCCCGTCCCTTCGATATCGAGGCCATCGTCGTCATGCCGGATCACCTCCATTGCATCTGGCGCCTGCCGACAGGAGATGACGACTATTCCGGACGTTGGAGGGAGATCAAGAAAATCGCATCGCGGCAGTTAGACCCGGTCACCAATCTCCGCAACGAACGCCCGGTATGGCAGCGCCGATTCTGGGAACATGCCATCCGTGACGAAGAAGATTGGAGCCGGCACATGGATTACGTCCATTACAACCCCGTCAAACATGGTCTGGCTCGACGGCCGATCGATTGGCCCTGGTCCAATTTCAAGAAGGCGGTGGCGAAAGGCTGGTATGAACCGGCGTGGGGCAGTGACGAGCCGGCACACATTGCGGGTTTGGAATTGGAATGATGGGGATGAGGGAGCATCGCCGGATTTCATGAATCGATGGGGTTGGGTGGATGCGCTTCGCTTATCCACCCTACCAACGCTGTTTTTATCAACGTCCCATCGTAGGGTGGATAAGCGAAGCGCATCCACCAACTCTGGCGGGTGACCCTACCGGCGTTAGAGTGGATAAGCCAGCGCAGCCACACGTATGCTGCTTGATAGATGCCATGTTCGGTGCTTGAATGGGTATCCAATTCGGTACAGGAGCCTCAATGAACGCCATCCCCGCCCAGGAAATCAAGCGCCGCGGCATGGCCGCCGTGGACGAAGCCCTGGCCCATGGCCCCGTGCACATCATCAAGAACAACCGCCCGCAATACGTGGTGCTGACGGAAGAGAGCTACCAGGAACTGCTCGAAGCCCAGGAAGAAGCTGCTCTAGCCCGCATCAAGGCCTCGCTGGAGGACGCCAAGGCCGGCCGCGTCACGCGGCATGACAACGTCGAAGCCCTCATGCAACGCCTGGACAGCGAACCCGCCGCATGACATGGACTCTCGCCACCACGGCCTTCTTCGAACGGCGCGCGAGGAAGTTTCTGACCAAACATCCTGACCTCCGGGCTCGCTTCATCGAAACATTGGAAAAACTGCGCGCGGACCCTTTCGAACCCAGCCTGCGCCTGCATCCCCTCGGCGGTAAGCTACAGGGCCTGCAGGTTGTCAGCCTCACCTACAGCTACCGCTACCGCTACCGCATCACACTCACCTTGCGAATTACCGAACATCAAATCCTCCTGCTCGACATCGGTAGCCATGACGGGGTGTACGGATGAGCGGGGAGCTGAAGGTCGAGGAACTGCGGGCGGATTACGGGAGCAGTTCCGGCTGATCGGCGCGGATCTCGGGGAGGAAGACGATCGGCTGGAATCGGCATTCGACCGAGTGTGAACCGTGCGAATGACGTACGGTATGCTGTGCGTGTTCGATCTTACTTGATGCAATCCGAATCCAAAGATGTTTTTCCCACGCAGGCTCCAACGCCAAGCTCATCCTTGCCACGCATCCCTAATGCGTCCCGTGGCATGGCTTCTCACGGCTGTTCTTTGCGGTGCGGCGTACGCCGACGGGGACGCCGGAGTGAAGGCCGTCGAGCGGGGCGATTACCCGGCCGCACTGCGGGAATTCAAGCAGGCGGCTGAGCGAGGTGAGCCCGCGGCCCAGGTGAATCTCGGCAATCTTTACATGAAGGGGTTGGGCGTCGAGCAGGACTATGCGGCTGCCGAGCGCTGGTACCGCCAGGCCGCCGAGCATGGCGACCCCATCGGGCAGAGCAAGCTGGGCATCCTCTATTACTACGGTCTCGGCGTGGACAAGAACACCGACGAAGCCGCCCGCTGGTTTGCCAAAGCCGCGGACCAGGGCGAACCCGGCGCGGCGGCGGTGCTGGGTTCGATGTATGCCGAAGGCGAGGGCGTGATCCGCGACAACGTGAAGGCTTACTACTGGTACACGCTGGCTGCAGACGGCGGTCAGACGGATGCGCTGGAGGCGCGCGCCACCCTCGTGGACGAAATGACGCCGGGCGAGATCGGCGAAGCCTTGCAGCGGGTCGGCGAGTGGCGGGAGGCGCAGCTCAAGGCAGCGAAGCCCTTGGCAGAGGATAAAGCGGACAAGCCTTCCGGCGGGAAAGGAAAAAAGCGCGCCGGAGGTGGCCGCGCTCGCAAGAAATCCTCGAAATAGCGGGTAAACTTTCCGATAAAGCGCCGTGTCAGGAGCGTAATCCGGGATCGACCATGCCCAGTCTTCTCTCATGAAGGAACCTGTTCGCGGCAAATCTCCTCCGCGGCGTGTCACGCCGGGTCACCTTCTCGGCTTCGGCCGCGGGCCGCACTATTACGTCTATCTGCTGGCCACTTTGATCGTGCTCCTCATCATCAGCGCCGTGACGGAACGGCTGGTGGTCCGGATCGTGGAGCAGCTGATCATGATCGGTACCCTCATTTCCGGAACCCTGGCCACCGGCAGGACGCCCATCCAGATCGCGCTTACGGTTACTGCAGCCTTCGTCATGTTCGTGGCCGGCTGGGCCCGCCTGTTCGTGCCCGAAACCTACTGGCTCACGGTCATCTGGCTGATATTCAGCTTCCTGTTTTTCTCCCGCGTCACACTCGCGCTGGCCTGGGACATCTTCTCCAGCCGGGCGCATGTTTCCGCCAGCCTGCTGTACGGCGCCGTCAGCGTCTATCTGCTCATGGGATTCACCTTCGCCAACGCCCATTTCCTGCTGGAGACCGTCGCGCCGGGCTCCTACCAGTGCGGCGCGCCGCAGTGTCATCAGGATCCGGTATCGCCCGCCTATCTGTATTTCAGCTTCGTCACGCTTGCGACCGTGGGCTACGGCGACATCGTCCCCTTGAGCCGGGTGGCGGGCATGCTGGCCTACATGGAGGCGATCGCCGGCCAGATGTACGTGGCGATCCTGGTGGCCCGGCTGGTCGGCATGCAATTGTCCCAATCCAGAGATTAAACGCATCGGAGGAGAAACCGTGCATTCGAATACGAAATGGAGGTGGATGTCGGCAGTGGCTGGCTCGCTCGTTCTTGCGCTGCTTTTGGCTTGCGCCGCGATCCAGGTGGATACCGGTTTCGACCGGAACGCCGATTTTTCGCGGTACAAGACCTACTTTTGGCTCAGCCGGCCGGCGTCCGGCAACGCGTCGGTGGACCGCAGGATCGTCGAGCTGATCGACGCCGCATTGCGTTCCAAAGGCTGGCACAGGGTCGCCGAGGGCAAGGGGGACGCCGCTCTGGACGCTGAAGTCCTGACCGAAGAGGAGGAGCGCAACGATACCTACTACGATGGTTGGGCGCTCAACCAGAATGTCGGTCCCGCCCAAACGGTGGTCACCACCTTCCGGGAAGGGACGCTGATCGTGAACGTCCTCGATGGGCGGTCGGGGCGTCCCATCTGGCGAGGTGTGGCGCATGAAACCCTCTCCGAGGATCCGGCCGAGAACGAGGCGCTGGCCGGGCAGGCGATAGCGAAGATGTTCGCGGCCTTTCCGCCGGCACGCGCGCCCCGCTAGAACAAGCGCCCGCTCATGGTTTGCGCTCTCACTTCGATGTTGTAGGCTTATTCGCGCAGTGTCACTGCGCGGCGTCATTTTCGCGATGGCTGGTTTTGTCGGCAGTTGGCCCGATTTGTCCTTAGGTTGTTCGATTCAAGGAGAAGATGCGTGGAGCGAAGCTTCGGTTGCCGACTCGATCGATTCCGGATGTGCGCTTTTCCCAGCCTGGGCCGATGCCGAATGTGCGGTGCCTATGCTGCGATCGGTATCGATGACCGTCTTGCAGGCACATATGCATTGCAATCTCGACTAACTGGCCACCGGTACCATTTCCCTCGTTGGCACCGCCCAGCGACGGACGAGGTCACTGATTCCCTGACTGGGCAGACGCCGGCGCTGGTCTGCGGGATTGGCGGCGGTATCTTTCGGACCGGCGCCATCGGCGCCTTGTCCCACTTCGACAAACGGAGGACGTGGTGAAACAGAATCGACGGACACGCCGTCGCGGCGCCCTGGCGCTCGCCGGCCTGCTGATTTGCGCCGGTGGCGGCTGGGCCACCGGGGCCGACAAGCCGGCACCCAAGGCCGCCGCCGAAAGCGCGCCGGAAGCGGCGATCGGTGCGCAGGTGGACCAGTTGCTGCGGCAGATGGGGGACTACCTCAAGTCCGCCAAGGAATTTTCGGTGCACGTGGATGTGTTGTACGACGATCTTCTCGCTTCCGGCCAGAAGATCCAGCTCGCGGCGTCCGACGACATCGCGGTCCGCCGCCCCGACCGTTTCCGGATCCGGTACCGCACCGACACGGGCGGAAAACGCTTCTGGTACGACGGCAAGACCTCCACCCTGCTGGACGAGGCGCACGGCACCTATGCCACCGAGCAGACGCCGGCGGGCATCGACGCCACGCTGGACTATCTGATTTCCCAGCTCGGTTTCACGCCGCCATTGTCGGACCTGCTGTACAGTGACCCCTATGCCATCCTGAAGCAGCATGCGGTATTCGGTTTCCATGCCGGAATTAGCGAAGTGGGGGGGATGCCGTGCCATCATCTCGCCTTCGTCGGCAAGAACGTCGACTGGCAGCTCTGGATCGAAGACGGCAAACTGCCGCTGCCACGGAAATTCGTCATCACCTACAAGACGCTTCCCGGCGCGCCGCAGTACATGGCGGTGCTGTCCGATTGGGACTTCGCCAGCCATCTGCCGGATTCGGCGTTCAGTGCCGCGCTCCCGCCGAAGGCCGAGCGCATAGGGTTCTTGAAAGCCGCGGCTTCTGCCAGGAAAGAGCAGGCAAAGAAAACGCCGTGACGCGAGTGGAGGACAAACTGATGAATCGAAATACCGGATTTGAGAACCGTCTGGGCATCGCCGTATTGGGATTGCTGCTGGCCGGTGCGGGGCTGCCCCGGATTGCCGGCGCGCATGGCGGATTTGGCGGGGGATTCGGAGGCGGCCATTTCGGCGGTGGGGAATTCGGCGGCCATGTCGGGGGCGGCGGTTTCGGCCAGCGCGCGGGGGATGACCGCGGTGACGAGGGCCAACGCTACGGCGGGACCGGGATAGGCGGCGGCAGTTTCGGCGGCGGCGGCTTGGGCAGTGTGCGGGCGTCCGACGGCGCGGACGGCGCCGGCCACGACTGGCGGCAGAGCGCGAACCGCGATTTCGGGACTGGAGGCCAGGGCTTCCAGCGCCCGGAAGACCGCCAGGAGGCGACGCCGGCCCAGCGTCAACAGGATCGGGACAATGAGGTCAACACGGCTCAGCAGAATCGCGACAAGGAGATAAACACCGTCCAGCAGAATGCCTACAAGCAGCAGGACGCCATGGCGCAGTACCACTATCAACAAGCGGAGCAGCTCCAGAGGAACCGCTACGACTATTACGGCGGCGGCAACTACTACGGGCCGGTGTTCATCGGCGGCACCTGGGGCGGCTATTACAGCGGCATGGCGATGATGGGCATGATGGAGGGCCTCATGATCGGCGAAATGGTCGCTTCGGTGCCGCGCAACTCGCAGCCCGTCGTGGTCGAGAACAACACCTACTACTACTCGAACGGCGCCTATTATCTGCCGCAGGGCTCGGGTTATGTGGTGACGCCTCCGCCGCTGGGGGCGACCGTGACCAGCCTGCCGCCATCCTGCGTCACGGTCTACAGCGGCCAGCAGCCTTATTCCGACTGCGGCGGGGCGTTCTATACACCGTCCGGCGGCGGCTATACGGTGGTCACGCCGCCCCCCGGCCTGACCGTGAGTTCGCTCCCCGGCGGCGCGGCGACCCATACCGTCAACGGCGTCAGGTACTACGAGTTCGGCGGGATCTGGTACCGTCCGTTCTACAGCGGCAGCGACGTGGTCTACCAGGTCGTCAACAGTCCGAATGCCTAAAAGCCCCCTCATTTTGAGGAGAGCCGCGGTGAGGATCTCGAACAGGGAAAAGGGGCGCGGCCGGATGCCGTCATTTCGCAATGGTCACGGCCGCTCCCGTGCTCTGCTGGCAGCCGTGGCCGTGTCGTTTCTCTGCGGCTGCAGCGCGACCAAGCAGGCAAGGGAGGTCGAACGTTCCGGATTCCTGGGAAGCTATTCCAGCCTGCGCAAGGGCAACGGCGACGAGCCCCTGCTGATGTACGCCGATCCGGCCGCCGACTGTCGGAAGTACACGAAAGTGATGATCGATCCGGTGACGCTATGGGCGAAACCGGGCGATTCCTGGCTGCAGAAGCTCGAGCCCAAGGACCGCGACATGCTGCGCAAGCTCGGTACCGATACCGTGCAGGACGTCATGAACAAGGCCCGGTTCGAGGTCGTGACCCAGCCGGGACCGGATGTGATGCGGGTGCGCATGGCGCTGACCGAGGCCGACAAGGCCAACGTGCTGCTGAAAGAGGGTGCCGTCCTGGCGCCTTATGTCACCGCGCCCGCCGCGCTTTACTCGGAAACCACGGGCCAGGCCTTGTTCACGGGAGACGCGGCGTTCGAGCTGGAGCTCCTGGATTCCCGGACCGGCCAGCGCCTGTATGCCGCCGCGGACAAGCGGGTCGGCAAGCTCGACGTCCGCGATTTCCACGAATGGGATGACGTGAAAGAGGCGTTCAAGTCCTGGGGCGAGCGGGGAGCGCGGCGGCTGGTGAACTGCCGGACGACGGGCTCGTTCGCCTCCAGCCCCAAGGAGCAGAGCTTTGAGGAAAAGATCGACAACAATGTGCCTTGAGCCTGGCACAGGAACCATGGTGAGCGGGCTTCTGCCGGGGGCGAAGCGCGGAAACCGGAGCTTATTCCGGTTCAATAGACAAGGTTCAGGGACGTCTCCCCCAACGCTGTGAACTTGTAACCGTTCAGTTTCCTGGGAGCGCGGGCGTCCCGCCCCCTGAAAATGCGGCCAAGACGGCCGCGATCCCGGCAAAAAAAGCGGGGGGTATGAACGGGTGCGTGAACCTGGGTGTATCGGAACTCTTTCCGGTTCGTTCCTTCACCCTGCTCCTGG encodes the following:
- a CDS encoding tetratricopeptide repeat protein, with amino-acid sequence MAWLLTAVLCGAAYADGDAGVKAVERGDYPAALREFKQAAERGEPAAQVNLGNLYMKGLGVEQDYAAAERWYRQAAEHGDPIGQSKLGILYYYGLGVDKNTDEAARWFAKAADQGEPGAAAVLGSMYAEGEGVIRDNVKAYYWYTLAADGGQTDALEARATLVDEMTPGEIGEALQRVGEWREAQLKAAKPLAEDKADKPSGGKGKKRAGGGRARKKSSK
- a CDS encoding transposase; the protein is MSNYRRAKIAGGIFFFTVVTHDRTPYFADESAIQILRAAFAKVKTARPFDIEAIVVMPDHLHCIWRLPTGDDDYSGRWREIKKIASRQLDPVTNLRNERPVWQRRFWEHAIRDEEDWSRHMDYVHYNPVKHGLARRPIDWPWSNFKKAVAKGWYEPAWGSDEPAHIAGLELE
- a CDS encoding DUF4136 domain-containing protein; amino-acid sequence: MSAVAGSLVLALLLACAAIQVDTGFDRNADFSRYKTYFWLSRPASGNASVDRRIVELIDAALRSKGWHRVAEGKGDAALDAEVLTEEEERNDTYYDGWALNQNVGPAQTVVTTFREGTLIVNVLDGRSGRPIWRGVAHETLSEDPAENEALAGQAIAKMFAAFPPARAPR
- a CDS encoding plasmid stabilization protein; its protein translation is MTWTLATTAFFERRARKFLTKHPDLRARFIETLEKLRADPFEPSLRLHPLGGKLQGLQVVSLTYSYRYRYRITLTLRITEHQILLLDIGSHDGVYG
- a CDS encoding DUF2092 domain-containing protein, translating into MKQNRRTRRRGALALAGLLICAGGGWATGADKPAPKAAAESAPEAAIGAQVDQLLRQMGDYLKSAKEFSVHVDVLYDDLLASGQKIQLAASDDIAVRRPDRFRIRYRTDTGGKRFWYDGKTSTLLDEAHGTYATEQTPAGIDATLDYLISQLGFTPPLSDLLYSDPYAILKQHAVFGFHAGISEVGGMPCHHLAFVGKNVDWQLWIEDGKLPLPRKFVITYKTLPGAPQYMAVLSDWDFASHLPDSAFSAALPPKAERIGFLKAAASARKEQAKKTP
- a CDS encoding type II toxin-antitoxin system Phd/YefM family antitoxin, producing MNAIPAQEIKRRGMAAVDEALAHGPVHIIKNNRPQYVVLTEESYQELLEAQEEAALARIKASLEDAKAGRVTRHDNVEALMQRLDSEPAA
- a CDS encoding ion channel, whose translation is MKEPVRGKSPPRRVTPGHLLGFGRGPHYYVYLLATLIVLLIISAVTERLVVRIVEQLIMIGTLISGTLATGRTPIQIALTVTAAFVMFVAGWARLFVPETYWLTVIWLIFSFLFFSRVTLALAWDIFSSRAHVSASLLYGAVSVYLLMGFTFANAHFLLETVAPGSYQCGAPQCHQDPVSPAYLYFSFVTLATVGYGDIVPLSRVAGMLAYMEAIAGQMYVAILVARLVGMQLSQSRD
- a CDS encoding DUF6515 family protein, whose translation is MNRNTGFENRLGIAVLGLLLAGAGLPRIAGAHGGFGGGFGGGHFGGGEFGGHVGGGGFGQRAGDDRGDEGQRYGGTGIGGGSFGGGGLGSVRASDGADGAGHDWRQSANRDFGTGGQGFQRPEDRQEATPAQRQQDRDNEVNTAQQNRDKEINTVQQNAYKQQDAMAQYHYQQAEQLQRNRYDYYGGGNYYGPVFIGGTWGGYYSGMAMMGMMEGLMIGEMVASVPRNSQPVVVENNTYYYSNGAYYLPQGSGYVVTPPPLGATVTSLPPSCVTVYSGQQPYSDCGGAFYTPSGGGYTVVTPPPGLTVSSLPGGAATHTVNGVRYYEFGGIWYRPFYSGSDVVYQVVNSPNA
- a CDS encoding DUF3313 domain-containing protein, producing the protein MRISNREKGRGRMPSFRNGHGRSRALLAAVAVSFLCGCSATKQAREVERSGFLGSYSSLRKGNGDEPLLMYADPAADCRKYTKVMIDPVTLWAKPGDSWLQKLEPKDRDMLRKLGTDTVQDVMNKARFEVVTQPGPDVMRVRMALTEADKANVLLKEGAVLAPYVTAPAALYSETTGQALFTGDAAFELELLDSRTGQRLYAAADKRVGKLDVRDFHEWDDVKEAFKSWGERGARRLVNCRTTGSFASSPKEQSFEEKIDNNVP